Proteins found in one Triticum aestivum cultivar Chinese Spring chromosome 4D, IWGSC CS RefSeq v2.1, whole genome shotgun sequence genomic segment:
- the LOC123098660 gene encoding salicylic acid-binding protein 2 yields MHMAVPADQVSSKHFVLVHGVCVGGWAWFKVATWLRSAGHRVSTPDLAASGVDPRPLREVPTFRQYSKPLLDLMGSLPPGEKVVLVGHSLGGVTIALACELFPEKVAAVVFVSAFMPDHRSPPSYVLEKIHTMIDFLESRRMDWMDMEFKPQDPEGKLPTSMRFGPLVTRAKFFQLCSPEDLTLGRSLMRVGSMFVDDLKLQPPYTEARYGSVRKVFIVLKDDNAFFEGFQRWMVQNYPVDEVREIHGADHMALLSTPDELARCLADIAGKYAARIDDGVAPVPRCRY; encoded by the exons ATGCACATGGCGGTTCCGGCTGACCAAGTTAGCAGCAAGCACTTCGTTCTGGTGCACGGCGTATGCGTCGGCGGCTGGGCCTGGTTCAAGGTCGCGACGTGGCTCAGGTCGGCTGGGCACCGCGTCAGCACGCCTGACCTGGCGGCGTCGGGCGTGGACCCCAGGCCGCTGCGGGAGGTGCCGACGTTCCGCCAGTACAGCAAGCCGCTGCTGGACCTCATGGGGTCCCTCCCGCCCGGGGAGAAGGTGGTGCTCGTCGGCCACAGCCTCGGCGGCGTGACCATCGCCCTCGCCTGCGAGCTGTTCCCGGAAAAGGTCGCCGCTGTGGTGTTCGTCTCCGCCTTCATGCCGGACCACAGGTCGCCGCCGTCGTACGTGCTTGAAAAGATACACACCATGATCGACTTCCTCGAATCT CGGAGAATGGACTGGATGGACATGGAGTTTAAGCCTCAAGATCCTGAGGGCAAGCTCCCTACTTCCATGCGGTTCGGGCCGCTGGTCACCCGAGCAAAGTTCTTCCAGCTGTGCTCGCCGGAG GACCTGACGCTGGGAAGATCCCTGATGAGGGTCGGCTCGATGTTCGTGGACGACCTGAAACTGCAGCCACCGTACACGGAGGCTCGCTACGGGTCTGTGCGCAAGGTGTTCATCGTCCTCAAGGACGACAACGCCTTCTTCGAGGGGTTCCAGCGGTGGATGGTGCAGAACTACCCCGTGGACGAGGTCAGGGAAATCCACGGCGCGGACCACATGGCGTTGCTCTCGACGCCGGACGAGCTGGCGCGCTGCCTCGCCGACATCGCCGGCAAGTATGCTGCTCGCATTGACGATGGTGTGGCGCCCGTTCCTCGTTGCCGGTATTAA
- the LOC123098661 gene encoding salicylic acid-binding protein 2, which produces MAAPADQASSKHFVLVHGVCVGGWAWFKVATRLRDAGHRVSTPDLAASGVDPRPLREVPTFRDYSKPLLDLLLSVPPGEKVVLVGHSFGGVSIALACELFPEKVAAAVFVSAFMPDHRSPPSYMLEKYKKRRMDWMDMEFKPQDPEGKLPISIRFGPLVTRAKFYQLCSPEDLTLGRSLMRVGSMFVDDLKLQPPYTEARYGSVRKVFIVLKDDNAIFEGFQRWMVQNYPVDEVREIHGADHMALLSTPAEVAHCLADIAVKYAA; this is translated from the exons ATGGCGGCTCCGGCTGACCAAGCTAGCAGCAAGCACTTCGTTCTGGTGCACGGTGTATGCGTCGGCGGCTGGGCCTGGTTCAAGGTGGCCACGCGGCTCAGGGACGCCGGGCACCGCGTGAGCACGCCTGACCTCGCGGCGTCGGGTGTGGACCCCAGGCCGCTGCGCGAGGTGCCGACGTTCCGCGACTACAGCAAGCCGCTGCTGGACCTCCTGTTGTCCGTCCCGCCCGGGGAGAAGGTGGTGCTCGTCGGCCACAGCTTTGGTGGCGTGAGCATCGCCCTCGCCTGCGAACTGTTCCCGGAGAAGGTCGCCGCTGCGGTGTTCGTCTCCGCCTTCATGCCGGATCACAGGTCGCCGCCGTCGTACATGCTTGAAAAG TACAAGAAGCGGAGAATGGACTGGATGGACATGGAGTTTAAGCCTCAAGATCCTGAGGGCAAGCTGCCTATTTCCATCCGGTTCGGGCCGCTGGTCACCCGAGCAAAGTTCTACCAGCTGTGCTCGCCGGAG GACCTGACGCTGGGAAGATCCCTGATGAGGGTCGGCTCGATGTTCGTGGACGACCTGAAACTGCAGCCACCGTACACGGAGGCTCGCTACGGGTCTGTGCGCAAGGTGTTCATCGTCCTCAAGGACGACAACGCCATCTTCGAGGGGTTCCAGCGGTGGATGGTGCAGAACTACCCCGTGGACGAGGTCAGGGAAATCCACGGCGCGGACCACATGGCGTTGCTCTCGACGCCGGCCGAGGTAGCGCACTGCCTCGCCGACATCGCTGTCAAGTATGCTGCCTGA